The proteins below come from a single Candidatus Bathyarchaeota archaeon genomic window:
- a CDS encoding RimK family alpha-L-glutamate ligase, producing MKFGIMTRNPEAWSSTQVREALTRRGIPYECFTFPRLVARLAYKPYFKINNTSIIDDLDALIIRPIGRGSLEELVFRMDMLYKLERQGFYIVNPPAAIEHCVDKYDILALLEDVGVPVPRTLATESVNEAIRAFNELGGDVVVKPIFGSRGQGATRVNDIDIADTIFKAITFHHGVIYMQEFVEHGFSDIRAFVIGDRVVASMRRVATGWKTNYSRGARPAPAKISKEFEDLAVKASKAVGCKIAGVDILEGPKGPCIVDVNSQPGWKGLQVVADINIGDEIVEYVLAELKK from the coding sequence ATGAAATTCGGCATCATGACACGCAACCCAGAAGCGTGGAGCAGCACACAGGTCCGCGAAGCCCTTACCCGCCGCGGAATCCCCTATGAATGCTTCACGTTTCCCCGTTTAGTAGCGCGATTAGCCTACAAACCCTACTTCAAAATTAACAATACAAGCATCATTGATGACCTTGACGCCCTCATCATCCGCCCTATCGGGCGAGGCAGCCTCGAGGAACTGGTTTTCCGCATGGATATGCTCTACAAGCTCGAGCGACAGGGCTTCTACATCGTGAACCCGCCCGCGGCGATTGAGCACTGCGTCGATAAATACGATATCCTCGCGTTGCTCGAAGACGTCGGCGTTCCTGTTCCCCGCACCCTCGCCACTGAAAGCGTCAATGAAGCCATCAGAGCCTTCAACGAACTCGGAGGCGACGTAGTCGTTAAACCCATCTTTGGCAGCCGAGGTCAAGGCGCAACACGCGTCAACGACATAGACATCGCAGACACAATTTTTAAAGCAATAACCTTCCATCACGGCGTCATCTATATGCAGGAATTCGTCGAGCATGGCTTTAGCGACATCCGCGCCTTCGTCATCGGCGACCGCGTGGTAGCATCTATGCGTCGGGTGGCAACAGGCTGGAAAACCAACTATAGCCGAGGTGCGCGTCCTGCACCCGCAAAAATAAGCAAGGAATTCGAGGACCTCGCCGTCAAAGCCTCCAAGGCGGTAGGCTGCAAGATCGCTGGCGTAGACATCCTTGAGGGACCAAAAGGACCATGCATCGTGGATGTCAATAGCCAACCCGGCTGGAAGGGACTGCAGGTGGTAGCGGACATAAACATCGGTGACGAAATCGTCGAGTACGTGCTGGCTGAGCTTAAGAAGTAG
- a CDS encoding AIR synthase-related protein: protein MGKLAAKDLQKMLNCIQCDQRVLVPPQIGYDSGIHRIGDLMVAVAADPCTGVPEEWFGWLLINYAASDVALSGAKPQFCTITLLGPRPTDPLRFQRVMEQTCRAADELGVAIVRGHTGMYDSLNDLLGVCTVYGEVDPKHLKTSGDAEAGDLILCTKPLGVETITNYALAHPEMAQKLFGAEKQKKYAQLIAMQSCVKEAQVLAKIEGVHALHDATEGGFVAALNELAAASKVGFEVHWNEIAVPSEALALQGHFGLSDAQVLAFSSTGTILGAIHPKAKQSVTKALQQLGLTAYFIGEFTNKKARVLHRDNLQGPFPAAADDPYTMMLAATS, encoded by the coding sequence ATGGGAAAACTCGCAGCTAAAGACCTACAGAAAATGCTCAACTGCATCCAATGCGACCAAAGAGTGCTGGTGCCGCCCCAAATCGGCTACGACTCCGGCATACACCGCATCGGCGACCTCATGGTGGCGGTTGCAGCTGACCCCTGCACGGGCGTACCTGAGGAATGGTTCGGGTGGCTGCTGATAAACTACGCCGCCTCAGACGTGGCGCTGTCAGGCGCTAAACCCCAATTCTGCACCATCACGCTGCTGGGGCCCCGCCCAACCGACCCCTTGCGGTTCCAGAGGGTTATGGAGCAAACCTGCCGCGCCGCCGACGAACTCGGCGTAGCCATCGTCCGCGGACACACAGGCATGTATGATAGCCTCAACGATTTGCTGGGTGTCTGCACTGTCTACGGCGAAGTTGACCCAAAGCATTTGAAAACCTCGGGGGATGCAGAAGCAGGCGACCTAATTTTATGCACCAAGCCCCTGGGCGTCGAAACCATCACCAACTATGCATTAGCCCACCCAGAGATGGCGCAGAAGCTCTTCGGGGCAGAAAAACAGAAAAAATACGCCCAACTTATCGCCATGCAAAGCTGCGTTAAAGAGGCGCAGGTGCTGGCGAAAATCGAAGGCGTACATGCCCTCCATGACGCGACGGAGGGCGGCTTTGTGGCGGCGCTAAACGAGTTGGCGGCTGCATCAAAAGTCGGCTTTGAAGTTCACTGGAACGAAATTGCGGTTCCATCTGAGGCGTTGGCGCTGCAGGGGCATTTTGGGCTCAGCGACGCGCAGGTGCTGGCGTTCTCTTCAACCGGCACGATTCTGGGGGCGATTCATCCAAAGGCAAAGCAGAGTGTAACAAAGGCGCTGCAGCAACTGGGCTTAACTGCGTATTTCATAGGCGAATTCACAAACAAAAAAGCGCGGGTTCTGCATAGGGATAACCTGCAGGGGCCTTTTCCAGCCGCCGCCGACGACCCCTACACCATGATGCTTGCCGCTACTTCTTAA
- the thiT gene encoding energy-coupled thiamine transporter ThiT: MDTPYKSEYKNPNSFRNPKVLAEAAIFTALATALSTIVVYVMPQGGSITLASMVPIIWLSLRRGPKVGVVTAVIYGLIQFALLPYAIDPVQVLLDYPLAFGVLGLAGFFPKYPALGAAVAVSLRFMLSFISGVVYWAPIYAPNIDPYVYSAVYNGSYMLPELGITVFAVFLLQASKALKAYM, encoded by the coding sequence GTGGACACACCGTATAAAAGTGAATATAAGAACCCAAATTCCTTTAGAAACCCTAAAGTTTTAGCTGAAGCCGCAATCTTCACCGCGTTGGCTACGGCGCTTAGCACCATAGTGGTCTACGTGATGCCGCAGGGTGGCTCCATAACGTTGGCGTCGATGGTGCCCATCATTTGGCTCTCGCTGCGCAGAGGACCCAAAGTAGGAGTCGTCACCGCCGTCATCTACGGCCTTATCCAATTCGCCCTGTTGCCCTATGCAATCGACCCCGTGCAGGTGCTGCTGGATTATCCCCTTGCATTCGGCGTCTTGGGCTTGGCTGGCTTCTTCCCAAAGTACCCCGCGCTCGGAGCCGCCGTGGCTGTTTCACTGCGGTTTATGCTAAGTTTCATCTCGGGCGTCGTGTACTGGGCACCCATCTATGCGCCAAACATAGACCCCTACGTTTACTCGGCAGTCTACAATGGAAGCTACATGCTGCCTGAGCTGGGAATCACCGTTTTTGCGGTTTTCCTGCTGCAGGCAAGCAAAGCATTGAAGGCGTACATGTAA
- a CDS encoding ATP-binding protein, translating to MAKLESDGSNLEEHLEYCLLCCSERLVAVSEMFKEIFRSKIEIKKPRKGSQPDDTNIVVKLGDGEEWFPLEKLSDGMLFGLKTILQLSSCCPGDILTIDEPESHLHPGAAKSLREVLFKRKHDIQIICATHSPIFIDPSYVDTIFLHTNERVRNISGKEIDLALREIGSNGLDAILYDAIIWYEGPADKEYICKWLQFFVDDIKMASTNIGLIHFGGKGNLEFLEPETIKKIARKSLFIIDLDNIEKDKNKELLMTFTNKCKASGIKTWVLKRKEIENYIPRDILSEVLHIPKEELEQKTDEEVIKKIKERGRKTTIAKSICEKILKEDIEKDEEFMNELKMNFIDNLNSFYDI from the coding sequence ATGGCAAAACTAGAGTCAGATGGTTCTAACCTCGAAGAGCATTTAGAATATTGTTTGTTGTGCTGCAGCGAAAGGTTGGTTGCAGTCAGTGAGATGTTTAAAGAGATTTTTAGAAGCAAAATAGAAATTAAGAAGCCAAGGAAAGGCAGCCAGCCGGATGACACCAATATTGTTGTTAAGCTTGGCGACGGAGAAGAATGGTTCCCTCTCGAAAAATTGTCAGATGGAATGCTCTTTGGCCTAAAAACTATTTTACAATTAAGTTCATGTTGTCCTGGCGACATTCTGACGATAGATGAGCCTGAATCGCACCTACATCCTGGCGCTGCAAAATCACTCAGAGAAGTTCTTTTCAAACGTAAACATGATATTCAAATCATTTGTGCTACCCATTCTCCAATTTTTATCGATCCGTCTTATGTAGATACTATCTTTCTTCACACGAATGAAAGGGTGAGAAATATCTCAGGAAAAGAAATCGACTTAGCATTAAGAGAAATAGGAAGCAACGGGTTGGATGCAATCTTATACGATGCAATAATTTGGTACGAGGGTCCGGCTGACAAGGAATACATTTGCAAGTGGTTACAATTTTTTGTAGACGATATTAAGATGGCATCAACGAATATTGGCTTAATACATTTTGGTGGAAAAGGAAATCTTGAATTCCTTGAACCGGAAACTATAAAAAAAATTGCCAGAAAATCCCTATTCATCATTGACTTGGATAACATTGAAAAAGATAAAAACAAAGAGCTTCTGATGACATTCACGAATAAATGTAAAGCTTCAGGAATCAAGACTTGGGTTTTAAAAAGAAAAGAGATTGAAAATTATATACCTCGAGACATCTTATCCGAGGTACTGCATATCCCTAAAGAAGAACTGGAACAAAAAACTGACGAAGAAGTAATCAAGAAAATTAAAGAAAGAGGACGTAAAACCACAATAGCTAAGTCAATTTGCGAAAAAATTCTTAAGGAAGATATTGAAAAAGACGAAGAGTTCATGAATGAGCTAAAGATGAATTTTATTGATAATTTAAATTCTTTTTATGATATTTAA
- a CDS encoding DNA-directed RNA polymerase subunit B, producing MQKEDLQYLLKTFFNEKGLVRQHLDSYNEFIDHGLQEVVDEVAEIPIEVPENPYKVKLGQIWVIDPQSRITGPYATEVDGTKHEIYPMEARLRNLAYSAPIALEMTPVIDGREQDTELVFIGNIPVMLKSKLCFLSQLSREELIAAGEDPDDPGGYFVVNGSERVIVAMEDLAPNRVIVDIDDKGTSPVFQAKIFSTTVGFRARIELKLKSDDAIYVTMPGVPTEIPFVVIMRALSMEKDKDIAEAVSLDNELQTQLGASFEKAIGVDTPQDAILFIGNRVAHGQVEEYRLQKAETALDKNFLPHLGRSDKNRKEKAIFLGEMAYRVIQLKTGRRQPDDKDHFKNKRLRLGGPLLADLFRVSFRNLTRDIKYQLERIGVKGPIITVSAAVRPGIITERFQHALATGNWGRGRVGITQLLDRTNYISTLSHLRRLQSPLSRSQPNFEARDLHPTHWGRLCPNETPEGSNCGLVKNLALSASIAVGVNPDRIRQLLFEMGTVPAYEASNELRINGAKVFVDGNIIGYCNNAAAMVASFRQKRRLGEVSTEVNVTYFSKQQTETEEVHANCDEGRVRRPLIIVENGMPKLQSKHFEKIGLGEWTWDDVVKNGLVEYLDAEEEENAYIALDYEAVTPETTHSEIATFTILGICASTIPYPEHNQSPRNSYQAAMAKQALGVYGTNFHHRVDSRSHILHYPQVPLVQTENMDVMGYKQRPTGQNCVVAVLSFEGYNMEDAIIFNKASIERGLARSTFYRIYEAECRQYLGGLKDQFRIPEPGTRGYRGEQYYRLLEPDGIIGLESQVVGGDVLIGRISPPRFLEEYKEFEVKGPSMRDTSVDMRPSETGIVDGIFITESGEGSQLVKVRVRDQRIPELGDKFASRHGQKGVIGLIVPQEDLPFTEDGMVPDLIINPHAIPSRMTIGQFIESLAGKAAAARGKPGDGTPFANEGPDEVRKNLTKLGFSHTGSEVFYNGTSGEKFVADVFVGIVYYQKLHHMVADKIHARARGQVQMLTRQPTEGRARGGGLRFGEMERDCLIGHGAAMLLRDRLLEESDKYTLYICENCGQIAYFDMKQRRYVCKICDEKAKIAPVIVSYAFKLLLQELQSLCITPKLRLKEKA from the coding sequence ATCCAAAAAGAAGACCTTCAATACCTCCTCAAAACGTTCTTTAACGAAAAAGGGCTCGTCCGCCAGCACCTCGACAGCTACAACGAATTCATCGACCATGGACTCCAAGAAGTCGTTGACGAAGTAGCTGAAATCCCCATTGAAGTGCCCGAGAACCCCTACAAGGTTAAACTCGGCCAAATCTGGGTCATCGACCCCCAGAGCCGCATCACCGGTCCCTACGCCACCGAAGTAGATGGCACAAAACATGAAATTTACCCTATGGAAGCACGCCTCAGAAACTTGGCGTACTCCGCCCCCATCGCGCTGGAGATGACCCCCGTCATCGATGGCCGCGAACAGGACACAGAGTTAGTCTTCATCGGCAACATCCCCGTTATGCTGAAGAGCAAACTTTGCTTCCTCAGTCAGCTTAGCCGCGAGGAACTTATCGCTGCAGGCGAAGACCCCGATGACCCCGGAGGATACTTCGTGGTAAACGGCTCAGAACGCGTCATCGTCGCCATGGAAGACCTTGCACCTAACCGCGTCATCGTCGACATAGACGACAAAGGCACCAGCCCCGTTTTCCAAGCCAAAATCTTCTCCACCACCGTGGGCTTCCGCGCACGCATCGAACTTAAACTCAAATCAGACGACGCAATCTACGTCACCATGCCCGGTGTCCCCACCGAAATCCCCTTCGTCGTCATCATGCGCGCACTCTCCATGGAGAAAGACAAAGACATCGCCGAAGCCGTCTCGCTGGACAACGAGCTCCAAACCCAACTGGGCGCATCATTCGAAAAAGCCATCGGCGTAGACACACCCCAAGACGCCATCTTATTCATCGGCAACCGCGTTGCCCACGGCCAAGTTGAAGAATACCGCCTCCAGAAAGCCGAAACCGCCTTGGATAAGAACTTCTTGCCTCACCTGGGCAGAAGCGACAAGAACCGCAAAGAAAAAGCCATCTTCCTAGGCGAAATGGCATACCGCGTCATCCAACTTAAAACGGGCAGACGCCAACCAGACGACAAAGACCACTTCAAAAACAAACGTCTCCGACTCGGCGGCCCACTCCTAGCTGACTTGTTCCGCGTATCCTTCCGCAACCTCACACGCGACATCAAATACCAGCTTGAACGCATCGGCGTTAAAGGCCCCATCATCACTGTCTCCGCCGCAGTGCGCCCCGGCATCATCACAGAACGTTTCCAGCATGCGCTGGCAACGGGCAACTGGGGCAGAGGCAGAGTCGGCATCACCCAGCTTCTGGACCGAACCAACTACATCTCCACCTTAAGCCACCTTAGGCGTCTTCAGTCGCCGCTGAGCAGAAGCCAACCTAACTTCGAAGCCAGAGACTTACACCCCACCCACTGGGGACGCTTATGCCCCAACGAGACCCCTGAAGGCTCAAACTGTGGCCTCGTAAAGAACCTCGCCTTATCCGCATCCATCGCCGTCGGCGTTAACCCCGACCGCATCCGCCAGCTACTCTTCGAAATGGGCACTGTCCCAGCATACGAAGCCTCAAACGAGCTGCGCATAAACGGCGCCAAAGTCTTCGTTGATGGCAACATCATCGGCTACTGCAACAATGCAGCGGCGATGGTGGCTTCTTTCCGCCAGAAACGCCGCTTAGGCGAAGTCTCAACGGAAGTCAACGTCACCTACTTCTCGAAGCAGCAAACCGAAACCGAGGAAGTCCATGCTAACTGCGACGAAGGCAGAGTCCGCCGCCCACTCATCATCGTGGAAAACGGGATGCCTAAGCTGCAGAGCAAACACTTCGAAAAAATCGGTTTGGGCGAATGGACATGGGACGACGTCGTCAAAAACGGCTTAGTCGAATACCTCGACGCTGAGGAAGAAGAAAATGCCTACATAGCCCTCGACTACGAAGCCGTCACACCCGAAACCACCCACTCAGAAATCGCCACCTTCACCATCCTTGGCATCTGCGCCTCCACCATCCCCTACCCTGAACATAACCAGTCGCCCCGCAACTCATACCAAGCCGCCATGGCAAAGCAGGCGCTGGGCGTCTACGGCACAAACTTCCATCACCGCGTCGACAGCCGCAGCCACATCCTCCACTACCCCCAGGTGCCGCTGGTGCAAACCGAAAACATGGATGTGATGGGCTACAAGCAGCGCCCCACAGGCCAGAACTGCGTTGTTGCAGTGCTCAGCTTCGAGGGCTACAACATGGAAGACGCCATCATATTCAACAAAGCATCAATAGAACGCGGATTGGCACGCAGCACCTTCTACCGCATCTACGAAGCCGAATGCCGCCAGTACCTGGGTGGCTTAAAGGACCAGTTCAGAATTCCCGAGCCGGGAACCCGCGGCTACAGAGGCGAACAATACTACCGCCTGCTGGAACCCGACGGAATCATCGGACTCGAATCACAAGTTGTCGGCGGAGACGTGCTTATCGGAAGAATCAGCCCGCCAAGGTTCCTTGAGGAATACAAGGAATTCGAAGTTAAAGGCCCCAGCATGCGCGACACCTCCGTGGACATGCGTCCCAGCGAAACAGGCATCGTCGACGGCATCTTCATCACCGAAAGCGGCGAAGGCAGCCAACTCGTCAAAGTCCGCGTACGCGACCAACGCATCCCTGAACTCGGCGACAAATTCGCCAGCCGCCACGGCCAGAAAGGCGTCATCGGACTCATCGTGCCACAGGAAGATTTACCCTTCACCGAAGACGGCATGGTCCCCGACCTCATCATTAACCCGCACGCTATCCCCAGCCGTATGACCATCGGACAATTCATCGAATCCTTAGCCGGAAAAGCAGCCGCAGCCCGAGGCAAACCAGGCGACGGCACACCCTTCGCTAACGAAGGCCCCGACGAAGTACGCAAAAACCTCACCAAACTCGGCTTCAGCCACACAGGCAGCGAAGTCTTCTACAACGGCACCAGCGGCGAAAAATTCGTCGCCGACGTCTTCGTGGGCATAGTTTACTACCAGAAACTCCACCATATGGTCGCTGACAAAATCCACGCTCGCGCCCGAGGTCAAGTGCAGATGCTTACACGGCAGCCAACTGAAGGTCGCGCTCGCGGTGGCGGTCTGAGATTCGGAGAAATGGAGCGAGACTGCCTCATCGGCCACGGCGCCGCTATGCTGCTGCGTGACAGGCTGCTGGAGGAATCCGACAAGTACACGCTCTACATCTGCGAGAACTGCGGACAAATCGCCTACTTTGACATGAAGCAGAGGCGTTATGTCTGCAAGATCTGCGATGAGAAAGCAAAAATCGCCCCAGTTATCGTGTCATACGCTTTCAAGCTTCTTCTGCAGGAGCTTCAGAGCCTATGTATCACACCTAAACTAAGACTTAAGGAGAAGGCATAA
- a CDS encoding site-specific DNA-methyltransferase, with translation MPTAHRIILGSSQNMSELSSGSVELMVTSPPYPMIAMWDQIFCQADPQIAALWQKLEANGSDGAVRQIYDAMHSYLGKVWAETYRVLVEGGIAAINIGDATRRINGRFQLFPNHSRIIEVCEQIGFTTLPYILWKKPTTKPTYKGKGAFLGSGFLPPNAYVTLDCEFILLFRKGALRKFPPHHELRYESQFSKAQRDEWFSQIWDFKGARQTDSELERRTGAFPDEVAERLIRMFSVRGETVLDPFLGSGTTMKAAMQTGRCCVGYELDVRLLNVIEAKIAGCSGGEAKVTVTQR, from the coding sequence ATGCCCACTGCGCACCGTATTATCTTAGGCAGCAGCCAAAACATGAGTGAACTCAGCAGCGGCTCCGTCGAGTTGATGGTGACTTCGCCGCCTTACCCCATGATTGCGATGTGGGACCAAATTTTCTGTCAAGCTGACCCCCAGATTGCCGCTCTTTGGCAAAAGCTGGAGGCGAACGGCAGCGATGGAGCGGTGCGGCAAATCTACGATGCCATGCACAGCTACCTGGGCAAAGTCTGGGCTGAAACCTACCGCGTCCTCGTCGAGGGCGGCATAGCAGCCATAAACATCGGCGACGCTACCCGCCGCATAAACGGCAGATTCCAGCTTTTCCCCAACCACAGCCGCATCATCGAGGTCTGCGAGCAAATCGGCTTCACCACCCTACCATATATACTCTGGAAGAAACCCACCACCAAACCAACCTACAAGGGCAAAGGCGCCTTTCTAGGCTCAGGCTTTCTGCCACCCAACGCCTACGTTACTTTGGACTGCGAGTTTATTCTGCTGTTCCGCAAGGGGGCACTGCGCAAGTTCCCGCCTCACCATGAGTTGCGCTATGAGAGCCAATTCAGCAAGGCGCAGCGGGACGAGTGGTTTAGCCAGATTTGGGATTTTAAGGGTGCCCGGCAAACTGACTCTGAGCTGGAGCGGCGTACAGGGGCTTTTCCCGATGAGGTCGCAGAGCGGCTTATTCGGATGTTTAGTGTACGCGGCGAAACTGTGCTTGATCCCTTTTTGGGTTCGGGCACCACTATGAAGGCGGCGATGCAAACGGGGCGCTGCTGTGTGGGGTATGAGCTTGATGTGCGGCTTTTGAATGTGATTGAGGCAAAGATCGCTGGCTGCAGCGGTGGAGAAGCCAAAGTTACCGTTACACAGCGGTAG
- a CDS encoding AAA family ATPase has protein sequence MEGKLGVFLEKLEISNFRGLSNYTSEGFSKWTSLTGPNSSGKSTIISALSLLGSNRMHDIQDVSAYFKPNRVPLREISIETAYTFRLTSSILDVFSDERVLETLLLSYEDSLRRTSGKQDDFIDKKIKMEIEVIKKKPLKDIMTDALHTAIKTSRNNYGTLTYRDVLDQAKYLCIDMSLSLSDGPRFKFTLLNNEKKEVLLRKNYFMSG, from the coding sequence GTGGAAGGAAAATTGGGTGTATTCCTCGAGAAACTGGAGATTAGCAACTTTAGAGGATTGAGTAACTATACAAGCGAAGGATTCTCAAAATGGACATCCTTAACAGGACCTAATTCCAGCGGAAAATCGACCATTATTAGCGCTCTATCCCTACTTGGTTCAAATCGAATGCATGACATTCAAGACGTTTCTGCATATTTTAAGCCGAATAGAGTACCACTAAGGGAAATTTCGATAGAGACAGCCTATACTTTTAGATTAACTTCGAGCATCTTGGACGTATTCTCAGACGAAAGAGTATTAGAAACGTTACTTTTGTCATATGAAGATTCGTTAAGAAGAACTAGTGGTAAACAGGATGATTTTATAGATAAAAAAATAAAAATGGAGATTGAAGTAATAAAGAAAAAACCTCTTAAAGACATAATGACTGATGCACTACATACGGCAATCAAAACATCAAGGAATAACTATGGCACGCTTACGTACCGAGACGTTTTGGATCAGGCGAAATACCTGTGCATCGATATGAGTCTCAGTCTATCTGATGGGCCCCGCTTCAAATTTACCTTGTTAAATAATGAGAAAAAAGAGGTGTTGCTTCGGAAGAACTATTTTATGAGTGGTTAG
- a CDS encoding class I SAM-dependent methyltransferase, with protein MQKASILSVYMKQHGVAKTASLIYNLTVHSNKKKLPNYQSYLPLFTERTGLEIGGPSRFFENRLPIYEVAKSVDCVNFSSETIWQGKVLEGQSYRYHKDQVGHQYICDAVDLSGIQDKKYDFCLSSNVLEHICNPLRAVEEWLRILKDDGLLLLVLPRKEFNFDHNRPVTSLEHLQSDYHNRVGEDDASHVDEVLNLHDLALDPLGGSYESFKQRCMNNYQNRAIHQHVFDLTLLHQIFNLYKLRCLESTTVRDSYVIVGRKQANQVS; from the coding sequence ATGCAGAAAGCAAGCATTCTTTCAGTTTACATGAAGCAGCATGGAGTAGCTAAAACAGCCTCTTTAATCTATAACCTAACGGTTCACTCCAACAAAAAAAAGTTGCCTAACTACCAAAGTTACCTGCCGCTGTTTACAGAAAGGACGGGGCTGGAGATTGGTGGACCGAGCAGGTTCTTTGAAAATAGGCTACCCATATATGAGGTTGCGAAATCGGTGGACTGCGTGAATTTCTCGTCAGAAACAATCTGGCAGGGCAAGGTTTTGGAGGGTCAAAGCTACCGATACCACAAAGACCAGGTGGGGCACCAATACATCTGTGACGCAGTTGACTTATCAGGTATTCAAGATAAAAAATACGATTTCTGCTTATCATCCAACGTGCTGGAGCATATCTGTAACCCCCTAAGGGCAGTTGAGGAATGGCTAAGAATCCTAAAAGACGACGGCTTACTTTTGCTTGTGCTGCCCCGAAAAGAATTCAACTTCGACCACAACCGCCCCGTCACATCCCTTGAGCATCTGCAGAGCGACTACCACAACCGTGTCGGCGAAGACGATGCAAGCCATGTAGATGAGGTCCTTAACCTGCATGATTTAGCCCTAGATCCCCTGGGCGGCAGCTACGAGTCGTTTAAGCAGCGATGCATGAACAATTACCAGAACCGCGCAATCCATCAGCATGTTTTCGACTTAACGCTGCTCCATCAAATATTTAACCTCTATAAACTGCGCTGTTTGGAATCCACCACCGTTAGAGATTCCTACGTTATAGTCGGCAGAAAACAGGCTAATCAGGTATCTTGA